One genomic region from Nocardia vinacea encodes:
- the ald gene encoding alanine dehydrogenase, giving the protein MRIAVPREVKEQEFRVALTPAGARELVRHGHEVLIQAGAGVGSGFSDADYVAAGARMVPTVEQVWWEGELVLKVKEPIAQEYPRLRREQVLFTYLHLAASRECTDAILRSGITAIAYETVRAADGSLPLLAPMSEVAGKLGPQVGAYHLMAPLGGAGLLLGGVPGVLPADVVVLGGGVAGTNAATVAAGMGAKVTVLDTNLTRLRELDARFEGRISTVASNAVEVERAVLSADLVIGSVLVPGARAPKLVSEELVRGMRPGSVLVDIAIDQGGCFAGSHPTTHANPTFRVADSLYYCVANMPGAVPHTATVALTNATLPYVRAIADHGWREACTVHPDLAHGVTADKGRLLSAEVAAAHGYSIPEPVGLAG; this is encoded by the coding sequence ATGAGGATCGCAGTTCCGCGGGAGGTCAAGGAGCAGGAGTTTCGAGTGGCGCTGACCCCGGCCGGTGCCAGGGAACTGGTGCGGCACGGGCACGAAGTGCTGATCCAGGCCGGTGCGGGGGTGGGGTCCGGATTTTCGGATGCGGATTATGTCGCCGCCGGTGCGCGGATGGTGCCCACCGTCGAACAGGTGTGGTGGGAGGGTGAGCTGGTACTGAAGGTCAAGGAGCCGATCGCCCAGGAGTATCCGCGGCTGCGCCGGGAGCAGGTGCTGTTCACCTATCTGCATCTGGCCGCGTCGCGCGAGTGCACCGATGCGATTCTGCGCTCCGGAATCACCGCGATCGCCTATGAGACGGTGCGGGCGGCGGATGGGTCGCTACCGCTGCTCGCACCGATGAGCGAGGTCGCGGGCAAGCTCGGCCCACAGGTCGGCGCATATCACCTGATGGCGCCGCTCGGCGGTGCCGGGCTATTGCTCGGCGGGGTACCGGGGGTGCTTCCGGCCGATGTGGTGGTGCTCGGCGGTGGTGTCGCGGGGACGAACGCGGCCACGGTCGCGGCCGGGATGGGCGCGAAAGTCACTGTGCTGGATACGAATTTGACGCGACTGCGCGAGCTCGACGCGCGGTTCGAAGGGCGTATCTCGACGGTGGCCTCGAATGCGGTCGAGGTTGAACGGGCTGTACTGTCCGCGGATCTCGTCATCGGTTCGGTGCTGGTGCCTGGCGCGCGGGCGCCGAAGCTCGTGTCCGAGGAACTGGTTCGCGGTATGCGGCCAGGATCGGTGCTGGTGGATATCGCCATCGATCAGGGCGGGTGCTTCGCCGGTTCACATCCGACGACGCACGCGAATCCCACATTCCGCGTGGCTGATTCGCTGTACTACTGTGTGGCGAATATGCCGGGTGCGGTGCCGCACACCGCGACCGTGGCGCTCACCAATGCCACTCTCCCGTATGTGCGGGCGATCGCCGACCATGGGTGGCGGGAGGCGTGCACGGTGCATCCCGATCTCGCGCACGGGGTCACCGCGGATAAAGGGCGGTTGCTGTCGGCAGAGGTTGCGGCGGCGCACGGATATTCGATACCCGAACCGGTTGGGTTGGCGGGCTGA
- a CDS encoding gamma carbonic anhydrase family protein, which yields MRIEVSGHTPEIDETAWIAPNATVIGRVQLAADVSIWYSAVLRGDLEAISVGARTNIQDGCVLHADPGFPLTVGTGVSVGHNAILHGCTVGDDVLVGMGATVLNGAVIGAGSLIAANALIPEGAQIPPGSLVAGVPGKVRRELSEAERDGIRLNSAVYLHNMANHRDAKQV from the coding sequence ATGAGGATCGAGGTAAGCGGACATACGCCCGAAATCGACGAGACCGCGTGGATCGCACCGAACGCCACCGTAATCGGACGTGTGCAACTCGCGGCCGATGTGAGCATCTGGTACAGCGCCGTACTGCGCGGTGACCTCGAGGCGATCAGCGTCGGCGCGCGCACCAACATCCAGGACGGGTGCGTACTGCACGCCGACCCCGGCTTCCCGCTCACCGTCGGCACCGGAGTTTCGGTGGGACACAATGCGATCCTGCACGGCTGCACCGTCGGCGACGATGTGCTCGTCGGCATGGGCGCCACGGTGCTCAATGGCGCGGTCATCGGTGCGGGCAGTCTGATCGCCGCCAATGCGCTGATTCCGGAGGGTGCGCAGATTCCGCCCGGCTCGCTGGTCGCGGGGGTGCCCGGCAAGGTGCGTCGCGAGTTGAGCGAGGCAGAGCGGGACGGCATCCGACTGAATAGCGCTGTGTACCTCCACAACATGGCCAATCACCGAGACGCGAAACAGGTGTGA
- a CDS encoding GlxA family transcriptional regulator, protein MRSVAALAFDGVIPFHLSVPTLVFGRVGTEGTPDYRVEVCAENPGTLRTPAGFDIVVKTGLDAFERADMVVIPSWRRDMSISAELRDALHRAHARGARIVGLCLGSFAVAASGLADGREITTHWAAAADLAATYPKVRVRADTLWTDLGDIVTSAGVAAALDCCLHLVRDDLGSRAATELARSLVTAPHRSGSQAQYIPVAVPEAADDDPVERAMVWARTNLGEPIDLDNWARIALMSRRTFTRRFRERTGNSPQQWLLQQRADRARLLLESTTDTMDRIAAETGFGTAVSLRHHFHRILGTSPAAHRALFSGTPVPVE, encoded by the coding sequence ATGCGTTCCGTCGCCGCTCTGGCCTTCGACGGGGTTATCCCCTTCCATCTGTCGGTACCGACGCTGGTCTTCGGCCGGGTTGGCACCGAGGGCACACCCGACTATCGCGTCGAGGTCTGCGCTGAAAATCCCGGCACCCTGCGGACCCCGGCCGGTTTCGACATCGTCGTGAAGACCGGACTCGACGCCTTCGAGCGCGCCGACATGGTGGTGATCCCGAGTTGGCGGCGCGATATGAGCATCTCGGCGGAACTGCGCGACGCACTGCATCGAGCTCACGCCAGGGGTGCCAGGATCGTCGGCCTGTGCCTGGGTTCCTTCGCGGTGGCGGCGAGCGGTCTGGCGGACGGTCGGGAAATCACCACCCACTGGGCCGCGGCCGCCGATTTGGCCGCGACCTATCCGAAGGTCCGGGTCCGTGCCGACACCCTCTGGACCGACCTCGGCGATATCGTCACCTCCGCGGGCGTCGCCGCCGCACTCGACTGCTGCCTGCACCTGGTCCGCGACGACCTCGGCAGCCGGGCCGCCACCGAACTGGCCAGGTCGCTCGTGACCGCCCCGCACCGCAGCGGCTCCCAGGCCCAGTACATACCGGTCGCCGTACCCGAAGCCGCCGACGACGATCCGGTCGAACGCGCAATGGTCTGGGCGCGGACGAATCTCGGCGAGCCGATCGACCTGGACAATTGGGCTCGCATCGCACTCATGTCGCGACGCACCTTCACCCGCCGCTTCCGCGAACGCACCGGAAACAGTCCGCAGCAGTGGTTGCTGCAACAACGCGCCGACCGCGCGCGGCTGCTGCTGGAATCCACCACCGACACCATGGATCGCATTGCCGCCGAGACCGGCTTCGGCACCGCGGTCAGCCTGCGCCACCACTTCCACCGCATCCTCGGGACCAGCCCGGCCGCGCACCGCGCGCTGTTCTCGGGCACACCGGTCCCGGTGGAGTAG
- a CDS encoding serine hydrolase domain-containing protein — translation MVAEYLRRVMMIALLLVLLPSAGTAVAAPAAEGVDPAAVGRYMSEYLSRTRLPGASIAITHGDRVVYVAGYGHDSSGAAISATSRMPIASVSKSMTALAVMQLVDAGKVRLDAPVREYLTDFRLADSRGDRITVRELLNQTSGMSDTAFPDLRRPQADSPAGAVARLHAAKLAADPGTEFHYHNPNYQVAARLVEVVSGEPFADYMRRNVFGPIGMRDSTTVNTPRDAEDVTHGYIRAYGLAIPVAEPDWFVGGSHGVITTAADLAAWLITQNSGGVAPDGRRVVSAAAVTEMHTPSGVGDDDYGMGWQREQSDQIVHYGDWFTYTAAQVLVPDTGYGIAVIADTGLALEDDPRIIAQGLVELTRGESPDVHRPWGIYADWGMALLTLATLALGVLCLVRSRRWADRQTTRSSWLIALRQLPYLAPIPILIALPQLAGLVFRGRAPTFLQVTYVWPGLVVFLGVAALAGGCVLLARGVWLIMLRRNRSGTDVEREAPVAQAPA, via the coding sequence GTGGTTGCGGAATACCTCCGGCGGGTAATGATGATCGCATTACTGCTGGTGCTGTTGCCGTCGGCTGGCACCGCGGTTGCGGCACCGGCGGCGGAGGGCGTCGATCCGGCGGCGGTGGGTCGGTATATGTCCGAATACCTTTCCCGGACACGGCTGCCGGGGGCTTCGATCGCCATTACCCATGGGGATCGGGTTGTGTATGTCGCGGGGTACGGTCACGATTCGAGCGGTGCGGCGATCAGCGCGACGTCGCGCATGCCGATCGCTTCGGTGAGCAAGTCCATGACAGCGTTGGCCGTGATGCAGTTGGTCGATGCGGGGAAGGTGCGGCTCGACGCGCCGGTGCGTGAGTACCTCACCGACTTTCGGTTGGCCGATTCGCGCGGTGATCGGATCACCGTGCGGGAGTTGTTGAATCAGACGTCCGGAATGTCGGATACCGCTTTTCCCGATCTGCGGCGGCCACAGGCGGATTCGCCGGCCGGGGCGGTCGCCCGACTACATGCGGCGAAACTTGCCGCCGATCCGGGGACGGAATTCCACTATCACAACCCGAACTACCAGGTGGCCGCTCGGCTGGTAGAGGTGGTCAGCGGGGAACCGTTCGCGGACTATATGCGGCGAAATGTATTCGGGCCCATCGGTATGCGCGACAGCACCACGGTGAATACGCCGCGCGACGCCGAGGATGTGACGCACGGATACATTCGGGCATACGGCCTCGCGATACCGGTTGCCGAGCCCGATTGGTTCGTCGGCGGTAGCCACGGTGTGATCACCACGGCCGCCGATCTGGCCGCGTGGCTGATCACCCAGAACAGCGGTGGCGTGGCACCGGACGGGCGCCGGGTGGTGTCCGCTGCGGCGGTGACCGAGATGCACACACCATCCGGAGTCGGTGACGACGATTACGGAATGGGTTGGCAGCGCGAACAATCCGATCAGATCGTGCACTACGGTGACTGGTTCACCTACACCGCCGCGCAGGTCCTGGTGCCCGACACCGGATACGGGATCGCTGTCATAGCCGATACCGGCTTGGCGCTCGAGGACGATCCCAGAATCATCGCGCAAGGCTTGGTAGAGCTGACCCGGGGCGAGTCACCGGATGTGCACCGCCCGTGGGGCATCTACGCCGACTGGGGCATGGCACTGCTGACGCTCGCGACTCTCGCTCTCGGTGTGCTCTGCCTGGTGCGATCGCGCCGCTGGGCCGATCGGCAGACCACCCGTTCCAGCTGGCTGATCGCCCTGCGCCAATTGCCTTATCTCGCCCCGATCCCGATCCTCATCGCGCTACCACAGCTCGCAGGTCTGGTCTTCCGCGGCCGGGCCCCGACTTTCCTCCAGGTGACCTACGTTTGGCCTGGTCTCGTGGTATTTCTCGGTGTTGCCGCGTTGGCGGGCGGGTGTGTTCTTCTCGCTCGCGGTGTCTGGCTCATCATGTTGCGGCGCAATCGATCCGGGACCGATGTCGAGCGAGAAGCGCCCGTGGCCCAGGCGCCCGCCTAG
- a CDS encoding TetR/AcrR family transcriptional regulator — MPTVPPILQRILEKPVSDGENLLESALSAFLDFGIKRTSMGEIARRAGISPATLYRRFESKNDLVEAVSVREAQRFVAEIDKRVQKVDGVEEQLIEIFVAVITAIAGNELLRRLLRTEPDLILPRLTTEAGPIIAVGRTYLAEKLRELRSGADDDFDFELVAEIMARLALSLALTPDGLIPIDDVAAGRNFARRTLLPMVGVRATT, encoded by the coding sequence ATGCCGACCGTTCCGCCCATCCTCCAGCGCATCCTGGAAAAGCCCGTCAGCGACGGTGAGAACCTGCTGGAGAGCGCGCTGTCGGCGTTCCTGGACTTCGGCATCAAACGCACCAGCATGGGCGAGATCGCCCGGCGCGCCGGAATCAGCCCGGCCACCCTGTATCGCCGCTTCGAATCGAAGAACGATCTGGTCGAGGCGGTCAGCGTGCGCGAGGCGCAGCGTTTCGTCGCCGAGATCGATAAGCGGGTGCAGAAGGTCGACGGCGTCGAGGAACAGCTGATCGAGATCTTCGTCGCGGTCATCACCGCGATCGCGGGCAACGAGCTGTTGCGGCGGCTGCTGCGCACCGAACCCGATCTCATCCTGCCCCGATTGACTACCGAGGCCGGACCGATCATCGCGGTCGGGCGCACCTATCTGGCGGAGAAACTGCGCGAACTCCGCAGCGGTGCGGATGACGACTTCGACTTCGAACTCGTCGCCGAGATCATGGCGCGGCTGGCACTGTCGCTGGCATTGACGCCCGACGGGCTCATTCCGATCGATGATGTGGCGGCGGGTCGGAATTTCGCGCGACGCACGTTGCTGCCGATGGTCGGTGTCCGGGCCACCACATAA
- a CDS encoding MBL fold metallo-hydrolase, with product MTETIARTTIEALHIGGPTLRFRYGTLTWLTDPTFDAPGDYPGPITLHKLTGPAVSVDQVGPVDVVLLSHDQHDDNLDHSGREFLSTVPTVLSTPDAGDRIEGVRGLANWETVTLGDVRVTAVPALHGPEGCESQTGVVTGFVLQAEGLPTVYVSGDNASVAVVEQIVARIGRIDIAILFAGAANVGRFGDIDLTLNARTAVQAAEALGDAVIVPVHAEGWAHFSETLERLERNFGYAGRGEQLRIPKLGETFAV from the coding sequence ATGACCGAGACGATTGCACGCACCACCATCGAAGCCCTGCATATCGGCGGGCCTACTCTGCGCTTCCGGTACGGCACCCTGACTTGGCTGACCGATCCCACCTTCGACGCTCCGGGTGACTATCCCGGCCCGATCACGCTGCACAAGCTCACCGGCCCTGCCGTTTCGGTGGACCAGGTGGGACCGGTAGATGTCGTGCTGCTGTCGCACGACCAGCACGACGACAATTTGGATCACTCCGGCCGTGAATTCCTCTCGACAGTGCCGACCGTCTTGTCGACGCCGGATGCCGGCGATCGCATCGAAGGTGTTCGGGGACTGGCGAATTGGGAGACCGTCACGTTGGGTGACGTGCGCGTGACGGCTGTGCCCGCACTGCACGGGCCCGAGGGGTGCGAGTCGCAGACCGGCGTGGTCACCGGGTTCGTATTGCAGGCCGAGGGGCTGCCGACCGTGTATGTATCGGGTGACAATGCCTCGGTCGCGGTCGTCGAGCAGATCGTGGCGCGGATCGGCCGGATCGATATCGCGATTCTGTTCGCCGGTGCCGCGAATGTCGGCCGGTTCGGCGATATCGATCTCACCCTGAACGCCCGTACCGCGGTGCAGGCCGCCGAGGCGTTGGGTGATGCGGTGATCGTGCCGGTGCATGCCGAGGGATGGGCGCATTTCAGTGAGACGCTCGAGCGCCTGGAGCGGAATTTCGGGTACGCCGGGCGGGGCGAGCAGCTGCGCATTCCGAAGCTGGGTGAGACGTTCGCGGTGTGA
- a CDS encoding cobalamin biosynthesis protein, translating into MQTGTSTAAGLLLGFALDRVFGDPRRWHPVAGFGTAASALERVTYADRRSAGVVHELVLVGATTAFGFGLRRGGVVVTTLATWTVLGGRSLVRAGREMADRLESGDVAGARALLPSLCGRDPEVLDADGLARAALESIAENTSDATVAPLLWGAIAGTPGLLGYRAINTLDAMIGYRNERYLRFGWAAARVDDLANLLPARVTGMLTAVLAPAVGGHPADALHAWRRDASKHPSPNAGVVEAAMAGALGVRLGGRTRYRHGTELRPSLGDGSAPRVADLRRAVRMSEAIQVGAVLTAALWSVLRR; encoded by the coding sequence GTGCAAACGGGGACTTCTACGGCGGCCGGGCTGTTGCTCGGGTTCGCCCTCGACCGTGTATTCGGTGATCCACGCCGGTGGCATCCGGTGGCCGGATTCGGTACGGCGGCAAGTGCGCTGGAGCGGGTTACCTATGCCGATCGACGTTCGGCGGGGGTCGTGCACGAACTGGTTTTGGTGGGTGCGACAACGGCGTTCGGGTTCGGGCTACGGCGCGGTGGGGTAGTGGTGACCACGCTGGCGACGTGGACTGTGCTCGGCGGGCGCAGCCTCGTGCGCGCCGGACGGGAGATGGCCGACCGGCTCGAATCCGGTGATGTCGCGGGTGCGCGGGCACTGCTGCCTTCGCTGTGCGGACGGGATCCGGAAGTGCTCGATGCGGACGGATTGGCCCGTGCCGCATTGGAATCCATTGCCGAGAACACCTCTGACGCGACGGTCGCGCCCCTGCTGTGGGGTGCGATCGCCGGGACGCCGGGGTTGCTCGGATATCGCGCGATCAACACCTTGGACGCGATGATCGGCTACCGCAACGAGCGATACCTCCGCTTCGGCTGGGCCGCCGCTCGCGTCGACGATCTGGCGAATCTGTTGCCCGCCCGCGTCACCGGCATGCTCACCGCCGTCCTGGCCCCTGCTGTGGGCGGTCATCCGGCCGACGCGCTGCATGCGTGGCGACGAGACGCGTCCAAACACCCCAGCCCCAATGCCGGGGTCGTCGAGGCCGCGATGGCAGGTGCGCTCGGTGTCCGCCTCGGCGGGCGGACTCGATACCGACATGGCACCGAACTGCGTCCCAGCCTCGGCGACGGCTCTGCGCCTCGAGTCGCGGATCTCCGTCGCGCTGTACGCATGTCGGAGGCTATCCAGGTCGGCGCGGTCCTGACCGCAGCGCTTTGGTCGGTTCTACGTCGCTGA
- the sigJ gene encoding RNA polymerase sigma factor SigJ produces the protein MTADHSSEPIDQAELARRFEEHRPYLRRLAYSTLGSLTDADDVVQEAWLRLQRQFEAGTAGEIENLRAWLSTVTGRLALDQLGSARARREQYVGEWLPEPEVTTWDDPADRITQDERVTTALLVVLESLSPAERTAFVLQDVFGMSGPEVAEVVGRTPAAVRQLASRARKHVEDGTPRFPASPDEQEKVVSAFAVAWRSGDLSALLGVLDANVSLTADGGGKVPAIRQPVRGAELIAKMLLGWYHAPSAAGAWGRAVLVNGAPGLVVFDGTHTGVFSFTIDNGRIVAINVVRNPDKLHDLPTEGAPDWYLGPDAE, from the coding sequence GTGACTGCAGACCACTCCTCCGAACCCATCGACCAGGCCGAGTTGGCTCGGCGTTTCGAGGAGCACCGGCCGTATCTGCGCAGGCTCGCCTACAGCACACTCGGCAGTCTCACCGATGCCGACGACGTGGTGCAGGAGGCGTGGCTGCGGCTGCAGCGCCAGTTCGAGGCCGGGACCGCAGGCGAGATCGAGAATCTGCGGGCCTGGCTCTCCACGGTCACCGGGCGGCTGGCCCTCGATCAGCTCGGTTCGGCCCGCGCCCGGCGCGAGCAGTATGTCGGTGAATGGCTGCCGGAACCCGAGGTCACCACCTGGGACGATCCGGCCGACCGGATCACGCAGGACGAGCGCGTCACGACGGCGCTGCTGGTCGTACTGGAATCCCTCTCGCCCGCCGAGCGCACCGCATTCGTGCTGCAGGATGTGTTCGGTATGAGCGGTCCCGAGGTCGCCGAGGTCGTCGGGCGCACGCCGGCGGCCGTGCGGCAGCTCGCCTCGCGTGCACGCAAGCACGTGGAGGACGGCACGCCCCGCTTCCCCGCCTCGCCCGACGAACAGGAGAAGGTCGTCTCGGCCTTCGCGGTCGCCTGGCGCTCGGGTGATCTGAGCGCGCTGCTCGGCGTGCTCGATGCCAATGTCAGCCTGACCGCCGACGGCGGCGGCAAGGTGCCCGCCATCCGCCAGCCCGTGCGCGGCGCCGAACTCATCGCGAAGATGCTGCTCGGCTGGTACCACGCGCCGTCCGCGGCGGGCGCATGGGGCCGTGCGGTCCTGGTCAACGGCGCGCCCGGTCTGGTCGTCTTCGACGGCACCCACACCGGCGTCTTCTCCTTCACCATCGACAACGGCCGCATCGTCGCCATCAACGTCGTCCGCAACCCGGACAAGTTGCACGACCTCCCCACCGAAGGCGCCCCCGACTGGTACCTCGGCCCGGACGCCGAATAA
- a CDS encoding SURF1 family protein, which translates to MRRLTFLLRPSWLILAVLVAAFAYLCFTVLAPWQLGKNTTTSHRNQLIADSVDAAPIDIATVLDDQSTDSPAEWRRVTATGSYTPNSTVLVRLRHLDGAPGYSVLATFKLDNGRILLIDRGLVAAVDGSRPPQIPDPPAGPQKIEARIRMSEGVTPGKDPMVQDGYRQVYSVDTTQEMTVLQEPLTAIPTGERGGYLQLSENQPGAFTSTPLPQLDAGPYLSYGLQWLAFGIMAPLGLGYFIYAEIRERRKEKAKATQEPAPAETSTPAPASTNQQRLADRYGGTR; encoded by the coding sequence ATGCGCCGACTGACCTTCCTGCTGCGCCCGAGCTGGCTGATCCTGGCCGTACTCGTGGCGGCCTTCGCCTACCTCTGCTTCACCGTGCTCGCACCGTGGCAGCTCGGCAAGAACACCACCACCTCGCACCGCAACCAGCTGATCGCCGATTCGGTGGACGCCGCCCCGATCGATATCGCCACCGTCCTGGACGACCAGAGCACCGATTCGCCCGCCGAATGGCGACGTGTCACGGCGACCGGCAGCTATACGCCGAACTCGACCGTGCTGGTTCGTCTGCGCCACCTCGACGGCGCGCCCGGCTACTCGGTGCTGGCCACCTTCAAACTCGACAACGGCCGCATCCTGCTCATCGATCGCGGTCTCGTCGCGGCCGTAGACGGTTCCCGCCCACCGCAGATTCCGGACCCGCCCGCCGGGCCACAGAAGATCGAGGCGCGAATCCGGATGTCCGAGGGCGTCACCCCCGGTAAGGACCCGATGGTCCAGGACGGCTACCGCCAGGTGTATTCGGTGGACACCACACAGGAGATGACCGTCCTGCAGGAGCCCCTAACCGCCATTCCCACCGGCGAACGCGGCGGCTACCTGCAGCTCAGCGAAAACCAGCCCGGCGCTTTCACCTCCACCCCCCTCCCGCAACTCGACGCGGGCCCCTACCTCTCCTACGGCCTGCAATGGCTGGCCTTCGGCATCATGGCTCCCCTCGGCCTCGGCTACTTCATCTACGCCGAGATCCGCGAGCGCCGCAAGGAAAAGGCCAAGGCCACCCAGGAACCAGCCCCGGCCGAAACCTCCACCCCCGCACCGGCATCCACCAACCAGCAGCGCCTGGCCGACCGCTACGGCGGTACTCGCTGA
- the cobC gene encoding Rv2231c family pyridoxal phosphate-dependent protein CobC has product MSADSVDHAKLRHHGDVDARPGMLDFAVNVQGGAPPGWLRNRLAARLDDLGRYPSVADELAARAAVAARHGRSADEVLLLAGAAEGFAMLPRLAPRLAAVLHPSFTEPELALRAADIPVTRVVLEPPYTLDPALVPTTADLVVLGNPTNPTSVLHPADTIRALCRPGRIIVVDEAFADAIPGEPQSLAAAAGADILVLRSLTKTWALAGLRCGYFLGAPQLLARLNHGRAHWPLGTLQLEAIIATAEPDAVAATQQRAHTIAAERDSMIERLTAVGIDVHTPAAGPFLLLRVPDGELLRKHLADQGIAVRRADTFPGLGADYLRVAVRGPAEVDRLVAGIRAAGV; this is encoded by the coding sequence GTGTCAGCGGACAGTGTCGACCACGCGAAATTGCGTCATCACGGTGACGTCGATGCGCGCCCCGGCATGCTCGATTTCGCGGTGAATGTGCAGGGCGGTGCGCCGCCGGGCTGGTTGCGAAACCGACTGGCCGCGCGACTCGACGACCTCGGCAGATATCCGAGCGTGGCCGACGAACTCGCCGCACGCGCCGCGGTGGCGGCCCGCCACGGCCGCAGCGCCGACGAAGTGTTGCTGCTGGCGGGCGCGGCCGAGGGTTTCGCGATGCTGCCCCGACTCGCACCGCGACTGGCCGCGGTGCTGCACCCCTCGTTCACCGAGCCCGAACTGGCGCTGCGCGCGGCCGATATCCCGGTGACCCGCGTCGTACTCGAGCCGCCGTACACCCTCGATCCGGCGCTCGTCCCCACCACGGCCGACCTGGTAGTGCTCGGCAACCCGACCAATCCCACCTCGGTCCTGCATCCCGCCGACACCATTCGTGCGCTGTGCCGACCGGGTCGCATCATCGTCGTCGACGAGGCCTTCGCCGATGCGATTCCCGGCGAACCACAGTCGCTGGCCGCTGCGGCCGGAGCGGACATCCTCGTCTTGCGCAGCCTCACCAAAACCTGGGCCCTGGCAGGTCTGCGCTGCGGCTACTTCCTCGGCGCCCCCCAACTGCTGGCCCGCCTGAATCACGGCCGCGCACACTGGCCGCTCGGCACACTGCAACTGGAAGCGATCATCGCGACCGCCGAGCCGGATGCGGTCGCCGCGACACAGCAGCGCGCGCACACGATCGCCGCCGAACGCGACTCGATGATCGAACGACTGACCGCTGTCGGCATAGACGTCCACACCCCGGCCGCCGGGCCATTCCTTCTGCTGCGCGTGCCGGACGGTGAACTCCTGCGAAAGCACCTGGCAGACCAGGGAATTGCGGTCCGCCGCGCGGACACCTTCCCGGGCCTCGGAGCGGATTACCTGCGCGTCGCGGTCCGCGGTCCCGCCGAGGTCGATCGGTTGGTAGCCGGAATCCGTGCGGCAGGAGTTTGA